From Lagenorhynchus albirostris chromosome 15, mLagAlb1.1, whole genome shotgun sequence, one genomic window encodes:
- the LAT gene encoding linker for activation of T-cells family member 1 isoform X8: MEAGSLVLFVLGLLLLPLLAVLLMALCVRCRELPGSYDTAASDGLTPSSIVIKPPPASWPPATSYPPVTYLLQSQPDLLRIPRSPQAPGGSPRMPSSQQDSDGANSVASYENEGASGAPAALVGRRLGPVLGSADPVSLPTPEAVCEDADEDEDEEDYPEGYLVVLPDNVPATGAAVPPAPASSNPGLRDSAFSMESGEDYVNVPESEESADASLDGSREYVNVSQELPPVARTEPAGRSSQEVEGEEAPDYENLQIH, from the exons ATGGAGGCAGGCAGCCTGGTCCTCTTTGTGCTGGGCCTCCTGCTGCTGCCTCTCTTGGCTGTGCTGCTGATGGCATTGTGTGTGCGTTGCCGAGAGCTGCCAG GCTCATATGACACTGCTGCCTCCGATGG TTTGACCCCAAGTAGCATCGTGATCAAACCGCCTC CCGCCTCCTGGCCACCAGCCACTTCCTACCCGCCTGTGACCTACCTGCTCCAGAGCCAGCCAGACCTGCTCCGTATCCC GAGATCCCCACAGGCCCCCGGAGGCTCCCCCCGCATGCCGTCTTCCCAGCAGGACTCAGATGGTG CCAACAGTGTGGCCAGCTATGAGAACGAGGGTGCGTCAGGGGCCCCGGCGGCCCTGGTtgggaggaggctggggcctGTCCTGGGCTCCGCTGACCCTGTGTCGTTACCCACCCCAGAGGCAGTCTGTGAGGATGCGGACGAAGATGAGGATGAGGAAGACTATCCCGAGGGCTACTT GGTCGTGCTTCCTGACAACGTCCCGGCCACTGGCGCCGCCGTCCCACCAGCTCCTGCGTCCAGCAACCCTGGCCTCCGAGATAGCGCCTTCTCCA TGGAGTCGGGGGAAGATTACGTGAATGTCCCTGAGAGTGAGGAGAGCGCGGATGCGTCTCTGG ATGGGAGCCGGGAGTACGTGAACGTGTCCCAGGAGCTGCCGCCCGTGGCGAGGACCGAGCCTG CCGGCCGGAGTTCCCAGGAGGTGGAGGGTGAGGAAGCTCCAGATTACGAGAATCTGCAGATCCACTGA
- the LAT gene encoding linker for activation of T-cells family member 1 isoform X4 codes for MEAGSLVLFVLGLLLLPLLAVLLMALCVRCRELPGEWVLVGCLGAQTHRQGSSPHAPTPLSLFNFRVAESPVLHHPLPSSPPFPASRALSSPGSYDTAASDGLTPSSIVIKPPPTAASWPPATSYPPVTYLLQSQPDLLRIPRSPQAPGGSPRMPSSQQDSDGANSVASYENEGASGAPAALVGRRLGPVLGSADPVSLPTPEAVCEDADEDEDEEDYPEGYLVVLPDNVPATGAAVPPAPASSNPGLRDSAFSMESGEDYVNVPESEESADASLDGSREYVNVSQELPPVARTEPGVCRGSRPEFPGGGG; via the exons ATGGAGGCAGGCAGCCTGGTCCTCTTTGTGCTGGGCCTCCTGCTGCTGCCTCTCTTGGCTGTGCTGCTGATGGCATTGTGTGTGCGTTGCCGAGAGCTGCCAGGTGAGTGGGTACTGGTGGGGTGTCTGGGTGCTCAGACACACCGACAGGGATCCTCACCCCACGCCCCAACTCCTTTGTCCCTCTTTAACTTTCGAGTCGCTGAGAGCCCCGTACTCCATCACCCTCTGCCCTCGTCACCCCCTTTTCCTGCCTCACGGGCCCTCTCTTCCCCAGGCTCATATGACACTGCTGCCTCCGATGG TTTGACCCCAAGTAGCATCGTGATCAAACCGCCTC CCACAGCCGCCTCCTGGCCACCAGCCACTTCCTACCCGCCTGTGACCTACCTGCTCCAGAGCCAGCCAGACCTGCTCCGTATCCC GAGATCCCCACAGGCCCCCGGAGGCTCCCCCCGCATGCCGTCTTCCCAGCAGGACTCAGATGGTG CCAACAGTGTGGCCAGCTATGAGAACGAGGGTGCGTCAGGGGCCCCGGCGGCCCTGGTtgggaggaggctggggcctGTCCTGGGCTCCGCTGACCCTGTGTCGTTACCCACCCCAGAGGCAGTCTGTGAGGATGCGGACGAAGATGAGGATGAGGAAGACTATCCCGAGGGCTACTT GGTCGTGCTTCCTGACAACGTCCCGGCCACTGGCGCCGCCGTCCCACCAGCTCCTGCGTCCAGCAACCCTGGCCTCCGAGATAGCGCCTTCTCCA TGGAGTCGGGGGAAGATTACGTGAATGTCCCTGAGAGTGAGGAGAGCGCGGATGCGTCTCTGG ATGGGAGCCGGGAGTACGTGAACGTGTCCCAGGAGCTGCCGCCCGTGGCGAGGACCGAGCCTGGTGTGTGTCGGGGGAG CCGGCCGGAGTTCCCAGGAGGTGGAGGGTGA
- the LAT gene encoding linker for activation of T-cells family member 1 isoform X9, with translation MEAGSLVLFVLGLLLLPLLAVLLMALCVRCRELPGSYDTAASDGLTPSSIVIKPPPTAASWPPATSYPPVTYLLQSQPDLLRIPRSPQAPGGSPRMPSSQQDSDGANSVASYENEEAVCEDADEDEDEEDYPEGYLVVLPDNVPATGAAVPPAPASSNPGLRDSAFSMESGEDYVNVPESEESADASLDGSREYVNVSQELPPVARTEPAGRSSQEVEGEEAPDYENLQIH, from the exons ATGGAGGCAGGCAGCCTGGTCCTCTTTGTGCTGGGCCTCCTGCTGCTGCCTCTCTTGGCTGTGCTGCTGATGGCATTGTGTGTGCGTTGCCGAGAGCTGCCAG GCTCATATGACACTGCTGCCTCCGATGG TTTGACCCCAAGTAGCATCGTGATCAAACCGCCTC CCACAGCCGCCTCCTGGCCACCAGCCACTTCCTACCCGCCTGTGACCTACCTGCTCCAGAGCCAGCCAGACCTGCTCCGTATCCC GAGATCCCCACAGGCCCCCGGAGGCTCCCCCCGCATGCCGTCTTCCCAGCAGGACTCAGATGGTG CCAACAGTGTGGCCAGCTATGAGAACGAGG AGGCAGTCTGTGAGGATGCGGACGAAGATGAGGATGAGGAAGACTATCCCGAGGGCTACTT GGTCGTGCTTCCTGACAACGTCCCGGCCACTGGCGCCGCCGTCCCACCAGCTCCTGCGTCCAGCAACCCTGGCCTCCGAGATAGCGCCTTCTCCA TGGAGTCGGGGGAAGATTACGTGAATGTCCCTGAGAGTGAGGAGAGCGCGGATGCGTCTCTGG ATGGGAGCCGGGAGTACGTGAACGTGTCCCAGGAGCTGCCGCCCGTGGCGAGGACCGAGCCTG CCGGCCGGAGTTCCCAGGAGGTGGAGGGTGAGGAAGCTCCAGATTACGAGAATCTGCAGATCCACTGA
- the LAT gene encoding linker for activation of T-cells family member 1 isoform X1 — protein MEAGSLVLFVLGLLLLPLLAVLLMALCVRCRELPGEWVLVGCLGAQTHRQGSSPHAPTPLSLFNFRVAESPVLHHPLPSSPPFPASRALSSPGSYDTAASDGLTPSSIVIKPPPTAASWPPATSYPPVTYLLQSQPDLLRIPRSPQAPGGSPRMPSSQQDSDGANSVASYENEGASGAPAALVGRRLGPVLGSADPVSLPTPEAVCEDADEDEDEEDYPEGYLVVLPDNVPATGAAVPPAPASSNPGLRDSAFSMESGEDYVNVPESEESADASLDGSREYVNVSQELPPVARTEPAGRSSQEVEGEEAPDYENLQIH, from the exons ATGGAGGCAGGCAGCCTGGTCCTCTTTGTGCTGGGCCTCCTGCTGCTGCCTCTCTTGGCTGTGCTGCTGATGGCATTGTGTGTGCGTTGCCGAGAGCTGCCAGGTGAGTGGGTACTGGTGGGGTGTCTGGGTGCTCAGACACACCGACAGGGATCCTCACCCCACGCCCCAACTCCTTTGTCCCTCTTTAACTTTCGAGTCGCTGAGAGCCCCGTACTCCATCACCCTCTGCCCTCGTCACCCCCTTTTCCTGCCTCACGGGCCCTCTCTTCCCCAGGCTCATATGACACTGCTGCCTCCGATGG TTTGACCCCAAGTAGCATCGTGATCAAACCGCCTC CCACAGCCGCCTCCTGGCCACCAGCCACTTCCTACCCGCCTGTGACCTACCTGCTCCAGAGCCAGCCAGACCTGCTCCGTATCCC GAGATCCCCACAGGCCCCCGGAGGCTCCCCCCGCATGCCGTCTTCCCAGCAGGACTCAGATGGTG CCAACAGTGTGGCCAGCTATGAGAACGAGGGTGCGTCAGGGGCCCCGGCGGCCCTGGTtgggaggaggctggggcctGTCCTGGGCTCCGCTGACCCTGTGTCGTTACCCACCCCAGAGGCAGTCTGTGAGGATGCGGACGAAGATGAGGATGAGGAAGACTATCCCGAGGGCTACTT GGTCGTGCTTCCTGACAACGTCCCGGCCACTGGCGCCGCCGTCCCACCAGCTCCTGCGTCCAGCAACCCTGGCCTCCGAGATAGCGCCTTCTCCA TGGAGTCGGGGGAAGATTACGTGAATGTCCCTGAGAGTGAGGAGAGCGCGGATGCGTCTCTGG ATGGGAGCCGGGAGTACGTGAACGTGTCCCAGGAGCTGCCGCCCGTGGCGAGGACCGAGCCTG CCGGCCGGAGTTCCCAGGAGGTGGAGGGTGAGGAAGCTCCAGATTACGAGAATCTGCAGATCCACTGA
- the LAT gene encoding linker for activation of T-cells family member 1 isoform X5 — protein sequence MEAGSLVLFVLGLLLLPLLAVLLMALCVRCRELPGEWVLVGCLGAQTHRQGSSPHAPTPLSLFNFRVAESPVLHHPLPSSPPFPASRALSSPGSYDTAASDGLTPSSIVIKPPPTAASWPPATSYPPVTYLLQSQPDLLRIPRSPQAPGGSPRMPSSQQDSDGANSVASYENEEAVCEDADEDEDEEDYPEGYLVVLPDNVPATGAAVPPAPASSNPGLRDSAFSMESGEDYVNVPESEESADASLDGSREYVNVSQELPPVARTEPAGRSSQEVEGEEAPDYENLQIH from the exons ATGGAGGCAGGCAGCCTGGTCCTCTTTGTGCTGGGCCTCCTGCTGCTGCCTCTCTTGGCTGTGCTGCTGATGGCATTGTGTGTGCGTTGCCGAGAGCTGCCAGGTGAGTGGGTACTGGTGGGGTGTCTGGGTGCTCAGACACACCGACAGGGATCCTCACCCCACGCCCCAACTCCTTTGTCCCTCTTTAACTTTCGAGTCGCTGAGAGCCCCGTACTCCATCACCCTCTGCCCTCGTCACCCCCTTTTCCTGCCTCACGGGCCCTCTCTTCCCCAGGCTCATATGACACTGCTGCCTCCGATGG TTTGACCCCAAGTAGCATCGTGATCAAACCGCCTC CCACAGCCGCCTCCTGGCCACCAGCCACTTCCTACCCGCCTGTGACCTACCTGCTCCAGAGCCAGCCAGACCTGCTCCGTATCCC GAGATCCCCACAGGCCCCCGGAGGCTCCCCCCGCATGCCGTCTTCCCAGCAGGACTCAGATGGTG CCAACAGTGTGGCCAGCTATGAGAACGAGG AGGCAGTCTGTGAGGATGCGGACGAAGATGAGGATGAGGAAGACTATCCCGAGGGCTACTT GGTCGTGCTTCCTGACAACGTCCCGGCCACTGGCGCCGCCGTCCCACCAGCTCCTGCGTCCAGCAACCCTGGCCTCCGAGATAGCGCCTTCTCCA TGGAGTCGGGGGAAGATTACGTGAATGTCCCTGAGAGTGAGGAGAGCGCGGATGCGTCTCTGG ATGGGAGCCGGGAGTACGTGAACGTGTCCCAGGAGCTGCCGCCCGTGGCGAGGACCGAGCCTG CCGGCCGGAGTTCCCAGGAGGTGGAGGGTGAGGAAGCTCCAGATTACGAGAATCTGCAGATCCACTGA
- the LAT gene encoding linker for activation of T-cells family member 1 isoform X3 encodes MEAGSLVLFVLGLLLLPLLAVLLMALCVRCRELPGEWVLVGCLGAQTHRQGSSPHAPTPLSLFNFRVAESPVLHHPLPSSPPFPASRALSSPGSYDTAASDGLTPSSIVIKPPPASWPPATSYPPVTYLLQSQPDLLRIPRSPQAPGGSPRMPSSQQDSDGANSVASYENEGASGAPAALVGRRLGPVLGSADPVSLPTPEAVCEDADEDEDEEDYPEGYLVVLPDNVPATGAAVPPAPASSNPGLRDSAFSMESGEDYVNVPESEESADASLDGSREYVNVSQELPPVARTEPAGRSSQEVEGEEAPDYENLQIH; translated from the exons ATGGAGGCAGGCAGCCTGGTCCTCTTTGTGCTGGGCCTCCTGCTGCTGCCTCTCTTGGCTGTGCTGCTGATGGCATTGTGTGTGCGTTGCCGAGAGCTGCCAGGTGAGTGGGTACTGGTGGGGTGTCTGGGTGCTCAGACACACCGACAGGGATCCTCACCCCACGCCCCAACTCCTTTGTCCCTCTTTAACTTTCGAGTCGCTGAGAGCCCCGTACTCCATCACCCTCTGCCCTCGTCACCCCCTTTTCCTGCCTCACGGGCCCTCTCTTCCCCAGGCTCATATGACACTGCTGCCTCCGATGG TTTGACCCCAAGTAGCATCGTGATCAAACCGCCTC CCGCCTCCTGGCCACCAGCCACTTCCTACCCGCCTGTGACCTACCTGCTCCAGAGCCAGCCAGACCTGCTCCGTATCCC GAGATCCCCACAGGCCCCCGGAGGCTCCCCCCGCATGCCGTCTTCCCAGCAGGACTCAGATGGTG CCAACAGTGTGGCCAGCTATGAGAACGAGGGTGCGTCAGGGGCCCCGGCGGCCCTGGTtgggaggaggctggggcctGTCCTGGGCTCCGCTGACCCTGTGTCGTTACCCACCCCAGAGGCAGTCTGTGAGGATGCGGACGAAGATGAGGATGAGGAAGACTATCCCGAGGGCTACTT GGTCGTGCTTCCTGACAACGTCCCGGCCACTGGCGCCGCCGTCCCACCAGCTCCTGCGTCCAGCAACCCTGGCCTCCGAGATAGCGCCTTCTCCA TGGAGTCGGGGGAAGATTACGTGAATGTCCCTGAGAGTGAGGAGAGCGCGGATGCGTCTCTGG ATGGGAGCCGGGAGTACGTGAACGTGTCCCAGGAGCTGCCGCCCGTGGCGAGGACCGAGCCTG CCGGCCGGAGTTCCCAGGAGGTGGAGGGTGAGGAAGCTCCAGATTACGAGAATCTGCAGATCCACTGA
- the LAT gene encoding linker for activation of T-cells family member 1 isoform X7, whose protein sequence is MEAGSLVLFVLGLLLLPLLAVLLMALCVRCRELPGSYDTAASDGLTPSSIVIKPPPTAASWPPATSYPPVTYLLQSQPDLLRIPRSPQAPGGSPRMPSSQQDSDGANSVASYENEGASGAPAALVGRRLGPVLGSADPVSLPTPEAVCEDADEDEDEEDYPEGYLVVLPDNVPATGAAVPPAPASSNPGLRDSAFSMESGEDYVNVPESEESADASLDGSREYVNVSQELPPVARTEPAGRSSQEVEGEEAPDYENLQIH, encoded by the exons ATGGAGGCAGGCAGCCTGGTCCTCTTTGTGCTGGGCCTCCTGCTGCTGCCTCTCTTGGCTGTGCTGCTGATGGCATTGTGTGTGCGTTGCCGAGAGCTGCCAG GCTCATATGACACTGCTGCCTCCGATGG TTTGACCCCAAGTAGCATCGTGATCAAACCGCCTC CCACAGCCGCCTCCTGGCCACCAGCCACTTCCTACCCGCCTGTGACCTACCTGCTCCAGAGCCAGCCAGACCTGCTCCGTATCCC GAGATCCCCACAGGCCCCCGGAGGCTCCCCCCGCATGCCGTCTTCCCAGCAGGACTCAGATGGTG CCAACAGTGTGGCCAGCTATGAGAACGAGGGTGCGTCAGGGGCCCCGGCGGCCCTGGTtgggaggaggctggggcctGTCCTGGGCTCCGCTGACCCTGTGTCGTTACCCACCCCAGAGGCAGTCTGTGAGGATGCGGACGAAGATGAGGATGAGGAAGACTATCCCGAGGGCTACTT GGTCGTGCTTCCTGACAACGTCCCGGCCACTGGCGCCGCCGTCCCACCAGCTCCTGCGTCCAGCAACCCTGGCCTCCGAGATAGCGCCTTCTCCA TGGAGTCGGGGGAAGATTACGTGAATGTCCCTGAGAGTGAGGAGAGCGCGGATGCGTCTCTGG ATGGGAGCCGGGAGTACGTGAACGTGTCCCAGGAGCTGCCGCCCGTGGCGAGGACCGAGCCTG CCGGCCGGAGTTCCCAGGAGGTGGAGGGTGAGGAAGCTCCAGATTACGAGAATCTGCAGATCCACTGA
- the LAT gene encoding linker for activation of T-cells family member 1 isoform X2 has protein sequence MEAGSLVLFVLGLLLLPLLAVLLMALCVRCRELPGEWVLVGCLGAQTHRQGSSPHAPTPLSLFNFRVAESPVLHHPLPSSPPFPASRALSSPGSYDTAASDGLTPSSIVIKPPPTAASWPPATSYPPVTYLLQSQPDLLRIPRSPQAPGGSPRMPSSQQDSDGANSVASYENEGASGAPAALVGRRLGPVLGSADPVSLPTPEAVCEDADEDEDEEDYPEGYLVVLPDNVPATGAAVPPAPASSNPGLRDSAFSMESGEDYVNVPESEESADASLDGSREYVNVSQELPPVARTEPGRSSQEVEGEEAPDYENLQIH, from the exons ATGGAGGCAGGCAGCCTGGTCCTCTTTGTGCTGGGCCTCCTGCTGCTGCCTCTCTTGGCTGTGCTGCTGATGGCATTGTGTGTGCGTTGCCGAGAGCTGCCAGGTGAGTGGGTACTGGTGGGGTGTCTGGGTGCTCAGACACACCGACAGGGATCCTCACCCCACGCCCCAACTCCTTTGTCCCTCTTTAACTTTCGAGTCGCTGAGAGCCCCGTACTCCATCACCCTCTGCCCTCGTCACCCCCTTTTCCTGCCTCACGGGCCCTCTCTTCCCCAGGCTCATATGACACTGCTGCCTCCGATGG TTTGACCCCAAGTAGCATCGTGATCAAACCGCCTC CCACAGCCGCCTCCTGGCCACCAGCCACTTCCTACCCGCCTGTGACCTACCTGCTCCAGAGCCAGCCAGACCTGCTCCGTATCCC GAGATCCCCACAGGCCCCCGGAGGCTCCCCCCGCATGCCGTCTTCCCAGCAGGACTCAGATGGTG CCAACAGTGTGGCCAGCTATGAGAACGAGGGTGCGTCAGGGGCCCCGGCGGCCCTGGTtgggaggaggctggggcctGTCCTGGGCTCCGCTGACCCTGTGTCGTTACCCACCCCAGAGGCAGTCTGTGAGGATGCGGACGAAGATGAGGATGAGGAAGACTATCCCGAGGGCTACTT GGTCGTGCTTCCTGACAACGTCCCGGCCACTGGCGCCGCCGTCCCACCAGCTCCTGCGTCCAGCAACCCTGGCCTCCGAGATAGCGCCTTCTCCA TGGAGTCGGGGGAAGATTACGTGAATGTCCCTGAGAGTGAGGAGAGCGCGGATGCGTCTCTGG ATGGGAGCCGGGAGTACGTGAACGTGTCCCAGGAGCTGCCGCCCGTGGCGAGGACCGAGCCTGG CCGGAGTTCCCAGGAGGTGGAGGGTGAGGAAGCTCCAGATTACGAGAATCTGCAGATCCACTGA
- the LAT gene encoding linker for activation of T-cells family member 1 isoform X6: MEAGSLVLFVLGLLLLPLLAVLLMALCVRCRELPGEWVLVGCLGAQTHRQGSSPHAPTPLSLFNFRVAESPVLHHPLPSSPPFPASRALSSPGSYDTAASDGLTPSSIVIKPPPTAASWPPATSYPPVTYLLQSQPDLLRIPRSPQAPGGSPRMPSSQQDSDGEAVCEDADEDEDEEDYPEGYLVVLPDNVPATGAAVPPAPASSNPGLRDSAFSMESGEDYVNVPESEESADASLDGSREYVNVSQELPPVARTEPAGRSSQEVEGEEAPDYENLQIH; this comes from the exons ATGGAGGCAGGCAGCCTGGTCCTCTTTGTGCTGGGCCTCCTGCTGCTGCCTCTCTTGGCTGTGCTGCTGATGGCATTGTGTGTGCGTTGCCGAGAGCTGCCAGGTGAGTGGGTACTGGTGGGGTGTCTGGGTGCTCAGACACACCGACAGGGATCCTCACCCCACGCCCCAACTCCTTTGTCCCTCTTTAACTTTCGAGTCGCTGAGAGCCCCGTACTCCATCACCCTCTGCCCTCGTCACCCCCTTTTCCTGCCTCACGGGCCCTCTCTTCCCCAGGCTCATATGACACTGCTGCCTCCGATGG TTTGACCCCAAGTAGCATCGTGATCAAACCGCCTC CCACAGCCGCCTCCTGGCCACCAGCCACTTCCTACCCGCCTGTGACCTACCTGCTCCAGAGCCAGCCAGACCTGCTCCGTATCCC GAGATCCCCACAGGCCCCCGGAGGCTCCCCCCGCATGCCGTCTTCCCAGCAGGACTCAGATGGTG AGGCAGTCTGTGAGGATGCGGACGAAGATGAGGATGAGGAAGACTATCCCGAGGGCTACTT GGTCGTGCTTCCTGACAACGTCCCGGCCACTGGCGCCGCCGTCCCACCAGCTCCTGCGTCCAGCAACCCTGGCCTCCGAGATAGCGCCTTCTCCA TGGAGTCGGGGGAAGATTACGTGAATGTCCCTGAGAGTGAGGAGAGCGCGGATGCGTCTCTGG ATGGGAGCCGGGAGTACGTGAACGTGTCCCAGGAGCTGCCGCCCGTGGCGAGGACCGAGCCTG CCGGCCGGAGTTCCCAGGAGGTGGAGGGTGAGGAAGCTCCAGATTACGAGAATCTGCAGATCCACTGA